From Canis lupus baileyi chromosome X, mCanLup2.hap1, whole genome shotgun sequence:
GGGCTCTCTTGTCTTCAGGCAAGTTGGGGTCACATGATGTGGCGGCCGTCGCCGACGCGCTCTGCGTCTGGCTCCCGGAGGGGGTGGCTCGGAGAGGCGGGCCGCGagcccccctccgccccggcaCACGCAcgtttctcttctctccctctccgtttCCAGGCCCGTGGCTTTAAGTACCCTGCAGGGGCTGTAAGCGAGTCAAGCTAGTCAGAATAAATCAGAACGTCATCGAAGCTACTCTCGATAGGCAAAATGGGCAACACGGACAGTTAGAAATTGCTGGTGACGGTATAAATCGGTTCCGACCTCTCTGACGAGAAAATATAGAAGCGCTACAAAAGTGTTCATCTCCTTTgactctgccctgcccctcccgggcctcgccccccgccccctcgcaggaggccgccgcccgccccggggcCGCGTCTAGTCGCGGTGGCTCGGCTGGTGCTTCTGCAGCGCCGAGCGCCGCTTGAACACGCGGCCGCACTCGCTGCACTCGCAGCGCCTCGCTCCGCTGTGGGTCCTGCGGTGGCGACTGAGGCCGGAGCTCCTGCGGAAGGCCTTCCCGCACTTGTCGCACTCGTAGGGCTTCAGTCCGCTGTGGATGCGCCGGTGCTTGATGAGGTCGGACGGGCCGCGGAAGGCCTTGCCGCAGTCGCCGCAGCCGTACGGCCGCTCGCCCGTGTGGATGCGCTGGTGCTCCAGGAGGCTGGAGCTCTGGCGGAAGGCCTTGCCGCACTGGCCGCACTCGTACGGCTTCTCGCCCGTGTGGATGCGGCGGTGCTTGGTGAGCTCCGAGCTCCGGCGGAACAGCTTGCCGCAGTGCGGGCAGCCGTACGGCTTGGCCCCGCTGTGGATGCGCTGGTGCTCGGCCAGGCCGTTGACGCCGCGGAACGACTTGCCGCAGTCGTCGCAGTCGAAGGGCAGGTGGCCCGTGTGCGCGCGCTGGTGCTTGAGAAGCTCCTGGCGGTCCAGGAACTCCCGGGCGCACGCCTTGCAGGCGAACGGCTTTTCGGCCGTGTGCAGCTTCTGATGGCGAAACAGGTGCGTGCTCACTTTGAACGAGCGCCCGCACTCCTCACAGTCAAAGGGCTTCTCTCGGCTGTGCACGCGCAGGTGCTGGCTGAGGCCCGCGTTCTTCTTGAACCGCTTCCCGCACTCCTCGCACTCGAAGGGCTTcgcctccctctccacctgctcccTCTTCTCCAGGGCGGCCTCCGGGGCGCGGCTGGGGCCCGGCTGCGGCTCGGCGGCCGCGTGGCTCTTCCGGTGCTCGTTGAACTCGGACGCCCCCCGGAACACGCGCCCACAGTCCGCACACTCCCAGCCCTTGGCCTCGCTGTGAATCCTCTGGTGCTGGACGAGGAGGACCTTCAGCCGGAAGGCGTCCCCACACTCCTTACACGCGAAGTGGTGCTCCATGGGCAGCTCCTGcaggccgcccgcccgcccctcaGGGTCCCGGTTGGCTCTGACCTCAGGGCCGGGCTCGCCGGCCCGCGGGGAGCTCGTGGACGCCATCTCCTGCGGCTGAGCGTCCTCGCCCATCGTCCACCACCGGCTCAGGGCTCAGCCGCGCGCTCCGCTCGGACACCAGCACCGCAAGACGCCGCGccctgcagaggaggagggacCGAGGTGGCGATCCTCTGTCAAGAATCGCATTCCTCCGGAGACGGCTGGTGACCCTGGGGCCCAAGCACGGCGGGGGTAAGGACGGGGTGCAGGGGACGTTGGGGTCGGGGGACAGCATGGCTGGTGCCCATCCGCCCAGAAGCAAGGACCACAGACGAAAGGGGCATCGACGTCCCTAGGGTCCCACACTCCCTGCCACCAAAGTAGCCCGGAGGAGCTCCCCGCCTTCTACACTGAGAAGGAGCCACAGCCCTCCCCAAAGGCGCAGCGGGCTTTACCCCACGATGTGTTCACTTTTCcggtttctttctccctcactcaCCAGAATGCTTCGCCCAATCTGCATTAAGGGATGGGCGGTTGCCGGCAGCAGGTGTCCTCACACCAGGGAGGATTCAAAACAGGAACTCCTGCACAGGGAAGAGGGCAGACGACCTTCCTGGGTCAACCTCACTCTTGACAATATGCTATAACAAATCGGCCGCGCAATTTTGGTgtcatttgtgatttaaaaaaattttttttctaaatgacagTGTCCAGTTTGTTCTCATTTCTTTGCCAAGGAAGCACTGAGGGGGCTTCTTTGGATGCCATTAGGAAGTGGGAGGGAGCCCTGCTACTctgaaatgtggaaaaaaaggttGAGGGTGACAAAACCCTTTGGGTTTTCTTCCAGCCAATCCCCAACGTGGGGGGCATAGGCCCCCGGAAGGCAAGCTTGTGTAGGCCTACTCCAGGTGGCCCTCATCCCACACCCAGCCGTGGAGGACCATTCAGCTGTGAGAAGTGGTGAAGGGCTGGGGCATCCTTACCCAGAGGTTGCACTCCTGCAATATGCCAACATCCTCCTCTCACTGTCCAGTCTCAGCCACTCCTTTTGTGAGGTACTGTGCCACGTCATCAAATGTCACTGAATCCTGAAAGAATTCCCAGGGATAAGTAGTCCTTCTAACTACTCTAGAATGAGGCAGGGGCAGTACTAGTAAGAGCAGGGATAAGAGGCGAGGGTCTGCAGTGGTGTGTGTTTTGCTAGCATGGAGATTGAAGCATAAGCCTCAAGAAGTCCTGGAAAGAGAATCTGACCAAGCATCACAAGACCTGGGCCAGGGCCCGGGCCTCCCACTGTCTTCCCAAGGGACCTCGGCTCAATCGCTTTCCTGGACTGAAATGCAGCTCTCCACCCCCAGCTCAATGGGAATTACAACCCCAGCAGGCATCCATTTCTCTGTAGACTctgaggaagaaagcagagggagggaaggcagaAGCTGGAGTTCTGGTCCTGTAGTATGTCATGCTGGGAAAACACATACAGGCCAAGGCCAGAATCAGGGAGCAGTGACAGATTCCTaaccaggcagagagaagcacagctcacctgggcctcaagtattTCAAGAGGGCCTGCCAGGACCTGGTTTCCAGGGGGTCCATCCTAAGAAAGGGCAAGACTCTGAGGGGCAGGCAGAGCTAAGGGAAGTGAAAAGAGCCATGAGTGACAGCTACCCTGCCTTTGAGCTCCCTAGGACAAGCCTAGTGGTTTCCTTTTCCCTGGTTTTAAAACTTATTCAGGCTTCGCTTGCACTGCAGCTGAGTGACAAGCCGGAGCATGAGTGTACCTAAGAAAACATACCCCAAACACTGGGGAGAATAGGCTGGCAAAGAATTAATACAGGCAGGCCAGAGAGAACCCAGAGAAGACAAACAAATGTTAGCCCAGAAACGGCCCAGAGAATATAGACACAGATGGATAGCCAATGGCAGCGAGACTGGCTCTCTGAGGCAGGCTGGCCACAGGCCTCTTAGCAGCCAGCCCCAAAGAGGTCAATGCTACCACTGCGCAGGAAGGAAGTGTCCCCAGAAGAGTATCAGAAGAAATAACTAAGTGACAAGTGAAAGATCTTTCCAACTTTGGAAGGGTGACAAAAAAAAACGGGGCCACTGAAAGGAAGATGGGCAACGAAAGAGCAGGATCCAGGTCTTGTTGGCCAGAGGCCAGGCCCTTTAAGGTTCACAGCCCACCCAACTGAAACAATCAAGTAGGTGACAGTGAGACAGGTGCACACAAGAGCATTTCTGCGAAATATATgccaaaatgaaaagttaaacaaAACAGCTAGAAAAAGAAGCCTCAAAGATCTTCAAACACAAAGTTGCTGAATAAAAGATCTGAACAGTATGAACAATTTACCTTTTTCTTCCAGATTGCAAAATATGTGAAATGTTATAATTATATGACCACAAATGTATGTGCCTTATATAGGCCTCCTGTTTCGGCAAATTCAAAGAAACAGGAGGAACACAGTTTCTGTTCTGATGGCCGgtcaattcaattccattcatAACTAAGTGAAAAGGAGGCATTCTTATACTAGCTCACGGAGTAGAAAACCCAGACGCTCCAGAAAGACTTTTACACAAAATTAGATATTATATTAAAAGGGATAGACAGACACTTCTACTTCTGGCCATGATATTATAACAAGGAACAGACAATGTCCTGCCATAAACAAgtataaaactggacaaaatgaATGTGAAACAAGTTTTCAGACACTGAACAGCAGGAAGTGCAGGATCACCATCTCTCGAGAGAAACAACTGAGGTGAGAGCCTTATCGTGGCCCTGGCTCTGCCTGGAGGCAATTTCCAGACTGAGTGCAGGGAAGGTGGACTCAAATAGAGCCTGGTGGCTTCATCAAGACACAGACTAGCATTAAGAGCAGCTGAGGCAGCTAGAAGTTGTAGAGCAGAGTTCCAGAAAGGAGGGAACTTCGCAGGAAAAAAagagctccaaaaaaaaaaaaatcagcataagGCTCCCCTTGAGCCTTTTCTGACTCCTAAGCcacacatacataataacacTCCCAAAGGCTAGGAAAAGAATGGCCAGGAAGCTTTAGGCTGAACAATCAGAGGACACACACAGGTAGGGAGATGTTCAGAGTCCAAGCAACCAGAGTAGGGAGTCCTCCAGGATCACCTGGGACATTCAGTTGGGAATCAGAGGAGCCATGCTTTAGCAGTAGGACTTATAATAGACTCCTGAAGCCACAGCTACCCTGAACCTGCTctagaaaagcttaaaaataggCCTCAATGTGATGAAGCTGTTCCACAAATAACTACTTTCCAAAACAAAGTCCAACACTCTTCAAAGAGAAACAACAGAATCTAGACACTCAATGATATAATCTCTATGATGCCCaacatccaataaaaaattactgaaatgtcaagaaccaggaaaatgtgacccatGGCAAGGAAACTCAGGTCAACAGAAACACTCAAAAATGATTATTGGTAGAACTTACAGAGAAGGATAATGGCTAGTTTAACTACGCatgaatattgaaagaaaaacaaacataatgaaaaaaatggacaatATAAACAAGATCCAAATGGGACTTCTGGGGGTGAAAACTATAacagttaaaatgaaaatttcaccgGGTGTGATTAACATCAGATTAGACACAatgactccccctccccccaaaaaagactaGAGGATAGAAAATAGAGACTATACCAAATgaagatcaaaaagaaaaaaagatatttaaaaaaacagtctcAGTGACTTGGGCATAACAGAAAATTGTCTAACACACATATAACTGGAATCtgaaaagatgaggaaaagagggagatgataaaaatatagttgaagaaataatagttgaaattttttccccaaatttgatgaaaactagaTTCAAGAAATAGGCCCAACCAAACCCTATCAAGACTAAACAGatgacaaaactaaaaaaaccACACACGTACACCAAAACACATCATAATGAAATTGCTGAAaaccagtgataaagagaaaaatcttagggcagccaggggtgggtggggggaggggagaggaggggaaccCCGTGATAAACAAGAGGAGCAAAGATAAGAGTAACTGCAGACTTCTTATCAGAAAATGTCCAAGCCAGTAAACAattgaatgacatttttaaagtgctaaaggaaaaaaagaaccctgtcaacctagaattcgatattcagagaaaatactcttcaaaaatgagggcaaaataaaactttttcagaCAAAAAGCTAAGAGAATTGGTCACCGGCAGACATGTACTATGAGACATATTAAAGTTCTTcaggtggggcagcctgggtggctcaatggtttagcactgcctttggcccagggcatgatcctggagacccaggatcgagtcccacattgggctccctgcatggagcctgcttctccctctgcctgtgtctctgcctctctctccctctctctctctctctctgtgtctctcatgaataaataaataaaatcttttaaaaaaagttcttcaggtgaaggaaaatgataccagGTGGAAACTTGGATcaacacaaaggaatgaagaagacCAGGAATGTAAAACACTTTTACCCCCtttacttttaaatcttttaaaaaataactgaccattaaaagcaaaaataataataaggtacTATGGGGTTTATAACATACATATAAGTAAAACATGATTGTGTGTTTTAAGAAGCCCTCTGAGACTCTGGTGCATGCTAAGCCAGGAGTGGAAATAAAATACAACtctaaaaaataatccaaaagaagaaaagtaaagaaacgaaggaaaaagaacagatgggacaaacagaaacaaatatcAAGATGGCAAACTTAAATCCAACCACATGGATAATTAAgttaaatgtaaatgggctaaacaCTCCAAATGAAAGGGAGAGATTATTGgactatattaaaaaacaatactCAGCTCTATGCTGTCTGTAAGAAACTTTTAGATGTAAAGACTTTACCTGTAAAGACATAGATAGGTGAAAAGTAAAAGGGTGGAAAACAATATACTATAGGTCTAAATAATCCCAATGTCAAAAATAAGAGGCGGGAGTGAATGATGAATGTGGCTCAGAGCTCTGGAGACCTTACTGAAGAGTCCTAGAACTTAGAGCAGGAGAAAACCGGAGTGCTTGAATATAAAATCAACAAGTggtagaaaacaagaaaaaaagaaagaaaaatgaaaaaaaaatcaacaggtgGCTAATACGGAtgacacagattaaaaaaatgcaaatccttCATAGAAGATACAGACAGACagtaactttattaaaaaaaaatccaaagtgagtaggggaaggggagagaacagctaaatatatattaacattttaggagaaaaaaggaataaacagagTGACTTGTAGCTAAAGTAAGCACACCTGTACTGTAATGTGCGCCATACTGGGGTAGAGTCTAGATTTAGCAAGgtcttctgctttctgtttctgtacCTTGTGAATTTTTAGGAACCAAGCTGCGTTTCTTTAGtaatcagaaaagaataaaaatttacaaagattTGGGTAGGCTTTAGATAAGAAAGATTCTCAGCTTGGGAGAGAGCAGGGTTGAGGCCAAGGAGACAATGGGGAATGGGCCTCGAAGCTGAGCAACATCCTGAGGTACCCACATGGGAAGggcagacacagaggagagaggctgatAAGAATGTGTGGGCAGTCCCAGAAAGCTTAGAGATAGGACCCTGGGGAAGGGACTTCCTGGGCTCGTCTCCCCAGGCTCCAGTGCCGCGGGTGAGTGTGAGCGGAAGGCCTCCTTTGGTCTCAACATCCACAGGAGCCCCACTCCCACCTTTaacccagtgcccagcacaggtgCTTCACTGGTGTGAGTGAAGCCCCAGGTACCTAGCAGCCAAGGCCTCTGTGTCCCACTGTCACCTGGGGAGGGTCCCCTCTGAGCAGCTGGATTCTTCCCGGGATGAATGTGAAGTCTGCTTTGGCTTTGGCTTCCAGTACAAAACAAACTGGTCATCGATTACTTACACAATTCAAGAAAACTCACTTCGAGGGAATGGACAGAACAACTCACATTTACCTTCTGAAAAAGATGGCCTGTTATAAACTGGTCTCACCGTCCTCAAGCCAGAGCCTAAGACCCTGGCCCAGCCCACTGGACCCAAATCCTGCACCCCACATCTCAGTCATCCCTTCCAGACACTCTAGCATTTGTTCTGTCCTGAAGATGCCAAGGTGATGCCCCTCAGGGCTCTGAA
This genomic window contains:
- the ZNF275 gene encoding zinc finger protein 275; its protein translation is MGEDAQPQEMASTSSPRAGEPGPEVRANRDPEGRAGGLQELPMEHHFACKECGDAFRLKVLLVQHQRIHSEAKGWECADCGRVFRGASEFNEHRKSHAAAEPQPGPSRAPEAALEKREQVEREAKPFECEECGKRFKKNAGLSQHLRVHSREKPFDCEECGRSFKVSTHLFRHQKLHTAEKPFACKACAREFLDRQELLKHQRAHTGHLPFDCDDCGKSFRGVNGLAEHQRIHSGAKPYGCPHCGKLFRRSSELTKHRRIHTGEKPYECGQCGKAFRQSSSLLEHQRIHTGERPYGCGDCGKAFRGPSDLIKHRRIHSGLKPYECDKCGKAFRRSSGLSRHRRTHSGARRCECSECGRVFKRRSALQKHQPSHRD